One window of the Equus caballus isolate H_3958 breed thoroughbred chromosome 2, TB-T2T, whole genome shotgun sequence genome contains the following:
- the DEFB136 gene encoding defensin beta 136, producing MRLCLSGLFFLLVISLPSGHCLFGVDGVEIRTCKAIKGRCFFGCKPGWQWVAYCHNVMSCCKEMKINKPPQALLP from the exons ATGAGGCTCTGTCTCTCTGGGTTATTCTTCCTCCTGGTGATCTCACTGCCTTCAG ggCATTGTTTGTTTGGAGTTGATGGAGTAGAAATTCGTACTTGCAAGGCAATTAAGGGCAGATGTTTTTTCGGTTGTAAACCGGGGTGGCAATGGGTGGCATACTGTCACAACGTAATGTCTTGttgcaaagaaatgaagataaataagCCCCCCCAAGCCCTACTACCCTGA